The genomic stretch ACCTGCCTGTAATCGTACATCCGAAACACTTCGCCGGCACCGTCAATATACGTGAAGATACCGTCACGGTCGTATTTCTCGAATTCACCGACCGCAAGCCAGGCTTTGTATTTTTCGGGAAACAGACGGCTCATGTCAGTCAGTGAATCCGTTTCCTGATGGGGTTCGGCCTCCTGCTCGGTCTTTTCTCCTCCGCAGAAAAGCAATAGTGGTAACAACACGGCAGTCACTATAAGCATCAAAGCTTTCAAATAATATTTCATGGTTTTTTTCCATTATGATTGGTTTGATTTGTATTCTCAATTGAAATTGTAAACAATCCGGCACAACTTGTCAACAAAACTATCTCTTCTGAACAGGTCAATCCACGAATTCGCGGTTCAGCTCGGCAATCACTTCATCAACATTCATGTCCTTTTCACGAATCAATTCTCGCAGGGTCCCCCAGTATGTTTCGCCACACTGGACACAGATTATTCCTTTTCTCATCAGGTAACGATTGACCTCGGGATGTTTTTCCAGAAGGTCCTCGACTGAATCATCCGCAGAAATCATCTCTCCTCCTTATATTAAACCTCATCTCCGCTGTAATATAACAAAAAACCCGCCGACTATGTGCCGACGGGTGAAATTAGCCGTAAATCAACAATCAGCAATGCATCATTTTGATGTCGTAGCATCAATGAAGTTGTATCGCTGGCAATCCCGCCTCCCGTTGAACAGGAAGCGGGATCAGATGGTATTTAAATTTATGGACACTGCGTACAATCAGGGGGTGGACCTCCAGCAAAGAGATACGCTGTATAGTATGCTGCATCGGCGACATTGAAACGTCCGGAGCAGTCAATATCGGCCGCCCTGACGGAAGTTCCGAGAGGCGCGCTGTAAAAAATCGCCTGTAACATCATAACCAGGTCACTGACATCTATCTGCGTATCAAAATTTACATCCCCGCAATCGAACCAGGCCTGCGAAACGGGGAAACATACCGCGGGGCAATCGGGATTGTGATCTGAACTGTTTACACATCCAAAATAGTTGGTCTGGATAACTCCACCCGCGGAATCGACCAGGTACCAGTCACCAGTTGGCGGAAGCCAGACATTGTCGATACAGATCTGCCCGGTCGGTTCACCCGCCGGGATCCTGATCAGCATGGTGAGACACTTCCGTGATGGTCCAGGTGTAAGGAACGCATCGGTGATTGCATACCCGCCAATCATCAGCGAATCGGGCAGGTAGGAGTCATCCATGCTGAAAGTGTTGGCGAATTCGATTGGAAAAGTTTCAGCCAGAGCTCCCTCAAATAGTACCGGCATAGATTGGTCGGTACCATAGTCGAGTTTCCAATCGATTTGACCTGAATATCCGGAAAACTCAAACCCAAGACTAAGCCCGGAAACTGTAACATCGTTTTCAATCCAGATCTCAACCATATTGACAGCGCCGATGATGAACTGATCATCGGGGTAGTTTACGTGCACCACCACGTCATTGTCTGCCACTGCCAATCCGGTCAGTAGCAGAACGCCGATTATTATGTTTATGAATTTCATGACTGTCTCCTGTTTATTAATAATCTGTTATCTAAAACGGTTCGCAGGGTGCCGGGCCGTTCCCGAATGAATAGTTGATCAAGTAGATCGCATCACTTACGTCCACCGTACCATCCAGGTTGACATCGCCGCAAATATAATTAGAAACTCGCAGGAGACATGAAGCCTGCGCGGTGATGGTCGGGTTGGACTGCGATATCATGTTTGCGGTTACACTGTTTTCGGTGCCGTCACCCTGGCCATCGGGCACTATCACAGCGACATTGACAATGGTGTCCGCGCCCGGTGCCATGGTCAGGTTGAGATTTGTAGGTGAAAGAAACCATCCCAGCGAATCACTGACCGTGAAAACGAAATTGTCTATCACATCACCGTTGTACTGTATTGTGTACGGCACGGTGTCGGTCGTATTGACATAGACTGTGATATTTTCCGGACAGGTGAATTCGAGCGGGGGTGGAGGTGGTTCCGTGACTATCACAGGAGTGGCACTTACCGCCGTGTCCGCTCCCAATAAATTGGAGACAATCAAAGTCGGATAATATGTCCCGGAAGTTTGATATTCATGAATTGGATTTTGTTGATCGGATGTCTGGCCGTCTCCGAAAATCCAGTGCCATGAGTTCGGGTAATTGCTGGATTGATCTGTGAAAAAGACACTCAACGGTGCTTCGCCGGAATCCGGAGTGAAAGTAAAGTCGGCTATCGGAGTAACCGGCATTGCTACCGGAAAGCAGATTGCTGGACAACTGGGACGGTATGTTTTCTGGTCTGAACAGCCGTTGAACTCAGGTGCAACCTGCGGACCACTCCAGCCGGCAAAGAAAAGCCAGTCTCCACTGCCGGGCACTACGATATTATCGATACACAGTGTCCCCTCGGATTCGGTTTCCGGAATAAAGAATTGCATCGAGTACACCCTGCGCATCGAACCGGCTTTGATTCCGAAATCTCCTGACGGGATAGAGATTCCACCAATCAATAGCGAATCCGGTAAATTGCTGTCGGTCAAATTAGAGTATGATGCCATCAAGGTATCCAGAAACGCCTCCTGGGCATCCTCGTGATCGATATTGATCGGAGCATGATTACCGTAAGATGTATTCCACTGCAGAACACCATCATAACCGGATATTTCAAATCCGAGCGACATCGCATAAAGCTTGGAATCGTTTTCGATCCAGATTTCAAGCGTGTTGTTTGACCCTATGAAAGCTGTATCATAGGGGTAATTAAGGTGAATTTCAACATTGTCCGCTGAGAACAGGGGTACTGCCGAAAACAGCAGACAAGCCACAATAACAGATAAATGCTTCATTTCTCCCTCCCAAATAATGGTAAGCGGCAAGTGAGAGTATCTATAATTTATTTTAGTACTAATCCAGAGTTGTTAAATTCAGAAATGCGTCCATCTAATGGGTATTTTAAATATAAAATACTCGACGATGCTTGTCAAGATATATCACAATTTTCAGGAGATAATGAAAGGGCTTACCGAAATCAAATACGTGAAATTATTCGCAATCACAGGGAGCCGGGCTTCCGGCCGAGAATGCGTAATTGATGATATACACCGCGTCGGAAACATCAACGGTCTCATCGCAATTAACATTGCCGGATTCCAGTGGATCCGGAGCGGGACTGCCCTGTACAAAAGCGTAATTTATGATATAGACCGCGTCAGAGACATCCACCGCCTCATCGTTGTTGGCATCACCGCAAACAAACCAGGGATCTGAGGTCAGTTCGAGCAAAAGAGGGATTGTCAGGCTGTCACTGTCGAGGTCGTTACTCGTAACAAGGAGTTCGCCTGAGTATATACCTGAGGCCATATCTGCTGTGCTGATGAACTGGCATTCGATCGTGTCGGCCGTACCCGCGGCCAGGGTGTCGACCAGTACTTCCGGCAGGAACCATTCCGGCTGGCGGTAATACAGAACCACCAGGCTGTCATGGAGATAGTCCTGGTTGAATGCGGTTGAAAGTCCCGCCGAACCATCATGATTTTCGATACCGATCGAGGAATTGGTGTGATCGAATCCGCCTGCGATGGTCTTGTAACGGTATTCGATTCTGCCATCGGCATAAAGTACTACCTGGGCTGTCACATGATCACCCGAGGCACCCATCTTGGCGGGGTAATTGTCGAACTGTACCACGGTCATGAGGCTGTCGGTAAAGATGAAAGCTCCGGCACCGGGATTGTTCGCATCCTGCAAGTCGAGATCCATCCAGAGCCAAGCCAGCAGATTGTCAGGAGCCATTGGATCAGGGAGTTCGGCATAGGAGGGAATTTCAAGGCTGTCAGGAGAAAATCCTATCAAACCGTTGGAACCGATATATAACTGGTTATAAATCTGGCCGTAGAACATGAAATCATGATCGAGTGCAAATGGACCGGCGTAGTTGTCATCGGCCAGTTGTGAAGTGATATCATCGCCCAGAAGCGAAATCTGAAGCCATGCGAACTGCGGACCATCGGGCTGATCGGAATCTATGAAGAAATATCCGAAACTGTCGGGACCATCTTCAGACAGAGATAGGTTGAAATCTCCAGATTTATCACCCACCTGGTCGAACCCGGGCGTATTGTAAGCCACATCCAGATTATAGATCAACTCACCCCCGCCCATGTTACTGACGATAAAGACGGTATCAGCAGAATCACCGGCCAGCATGGTTTTCTGATATTCAAGCGGTGTCACACTGACCTGGGGTGATTGATCGAGACGGATATCATCAACGAACCAGTCGCCCGCCGAGCCGAAACCGACTGTTCGCATTCTAAGCTGGAAGCTTCTATGGGAGGCTTCAGCTCCGAGTGTCAGGCGCATGAACTCAAATTCGGTCATGGCTGAATCGTTGCCGGAAATCACTGTCAGGCCGGACCAGTCACCATCGCTGTTGCGATATTCAACAACCAGGTCCTCATCCTCATCCGGGGCGATAAGGTTTCCACCGCGCTGGAAATAAAAACTCAAATATAACTCGGACTTGTCGGCGAGATCGATCGGACGTGAAATCAGCGTATCCGGTCCGTTGTTGATATGGATACTGTAAGGCGGATTGGGCGGATTCAATCCTTCGACGGAGGCTTCCGCGCCGTCGATAACCAGCCACCTGTCGCTTTCCAGGCTGTCTGCGGGCACCGCTTCAGTCCACGGGGTAGCCATCGCCTCACCCAGCGATATGGCATTGAGCACAATATGCACCCGCTTATCAGGATCCGTCTGGGAGAAGATGTAGACTCGCGCGCTGTCCTGAGCGAAATCTCCGGCGCCCTGGGGGACTGCAACCCGGGCTATGATGTCCTGGCTGGAATCGGGAAGCAATGTCGAGGTCGAACTGATCTGGTTGATACCGGTCTGGTCGAAAAAGATCACCGGCCATTCATAGAGAGAATCGACTAAATCAAAAGCATCGCTTTCGGTGCCTTCATTGGTGACCGTAAACAGAAATTCGGCAGTATCGGTTTCAGCGGAATACCCGGCCTGATAATACGGTTCCGCGGAAACATCATACGGGGGCGGAGCGCCCAGGTAGATATCATCTATGAACCAGTCGTCATAGTCACCCACGGTGGCATTATTGAAGATCCTGATACGAAATGCTGAATGGTAAGCGCTGTCGGGCAGGTACAGGTCAGTTTTCTCGTACTTGGTCATGTCCGCGCCGCTTCCGAGATGTAAACCGATATTGTGCCAGTCGCCTCCGGCATCCTGGTACTCGATTTCCAGGTCGTCGTTAGCCTCTGGAGAATCACCTCCGCCTGTGCGCTGGTAATAGTAAGACAAAGTCTGCGACTCGAGTCCCTTGAGGTTGATTGCCGATGAGATAATCGTATCGCCACCCGAGGGGTCACCGTCCAGATTCAAACTGTACGGCCCCGAAGCTTCTTCAAGCCCGTCGCCGTTAATCACCGCGTTATAATTGTACACCCATTTGTCGCTGTCGAGAACGGTTGTGGTAAATGAATCGGTAAATGGTATCTCCACGGCGGTTCCGCCTGAGATCGCGATCACGGAAGCGCTGTCAGAAATCTGAGGCTTGGTGAAAGAAGTCGCCACCAGCGTCATACTGTCCATATCCATGTAATTGCTGGTTGGTATCTCGACATGAATCTGGAAACTGACAGAGGAGTCTGGATCGAGATAGTCTGTTTGATTAAACGGAATGACACCGCTGGCATCCATGATCGTTGCCGGCCAGCTCGAACCCGCCAGCGTGAGGTCATATTTATCCGGGTTGATCCCGTTGTTTGTGATCATATAATTGAACATGATCGTGTCGCCCACTGCCGCGTAACGGCTCCTGACCGGCGGTACGAGAATCATATCGTAATCTATAACATAGAAACTGTATATCTCGGTCGAATCGGCAGTCTGCGAGCTGTCTGTGGCAAAGATATAGTAGCTGACCAGCGTACCGGCTGACTGAGCCGGTATATAGCCGCGATATTCAAAATCCACACCGGTCGGAAGAAGCGTGTCTGTCTGCCAGCCCAGGCCTGTATCGTAATACAACAGCAGTGAATCCTCAATCAATGGCGCGCTTCCCAGGATAATGCAGTCGACCTGGTAGTCATTGAGAGTATCTTTCATATCCGGCAGGGGATCATGGGCAATCGTGATCCCGGTCGCTTCCCTTCCGTTTAACGTCGTCACCCCGGTATTGTCCGGATCGAGCCAGTCCTTGAGACGGGTGGCCGGCGTTGTGCCATTGTCCCAGGAAAGCGAGAATTTGCCATACCAGTCCGGTTCAGTGTTACCGCAGGCGGCATATCCACCATGCAACTGCCCGATAATATGATGATTGTAGTCAAACAGGGGCGACCCGGAAGAACCACCCTCGGTGGTGCCGTCCTCCCATTCGCCTACGCGCCAGTGGTTGTCGCCGTTGCCCGAGGGCTGAAGGTAATAGCTTTCGGTCAGTTTATCGAAATCGAAAGAAATCTTTTTAATATCACCACGCGGATGATGGATGCAGACGGAGCTGTCGGAAGCGGTGTCGGCACGATTCCAGCCGGCATAGAAAACATTGTATGAGTCCGGTGGAGCCACACTTAACTCCAGAAGTGCGAAATCCGAATAGCCGGAGTTGGCCAGAAGCGTACTTCCCGACAAAGTCATCCAGGTTGGACCGTCGATATCATCACAGGAAGGGCTCTCGTAATTGAACATGAACACCCAGGTCGCTTCCCCGCCCAGGCAATGATCCGCGGTCAGGAAATAGGGGGTCAGGTCCTGGCGCACATTGTTGATCAATGCGCCTGTGCACCAGCGTGTACCGCCGGCGGTGATGATCATCGCCACCGCTCGTTTTTCCTGTTGCCAGTCGTTACCCTCGGGACAGTTGATGTTGTTGTTGCAGGGACCCGACTGCCCGAAATCGAGCGCGTTTTTGCGAACTTCACGGTCGAACACATCGCGGTAGCCGTGTACCACCCGGTTGATCGAGATGATACCCTGCCCGCGGACTGTGGCCGGTTCGTAATACTCAAGGTTACAGACTGGACCCTTGAGTAAGCCGGTAGCGAATTTGCCGTGAGATTTATTGTTTTTCGAGGTAAACGCGCCCAGCCTCATACTGCCGTCGGCATTGAACAAAAACAACTGCGCGCCTTCAGGAAGATAAAATTCATCGTAGAGTAAATTTGTCGAATGAGCCCCGGGGACCTCGATTTGCAAACGCCAAACCCTTCCGCCATCGGGAAGATCCTGCCATTCACCCGAATTTTCGAGTGTATAACTGACATCAAAGGGATAACCGAAACGGAGCGGGAGTCCCAGTTTTTGATCGGCTGAATCCTGCGCCAAAAGCGCGTCGACATCGACCGGATCCATCCGCATGGCCGGCACCTGGTTTCCGAGATTATATTTGTTGGAAGGCGGTTGAGCACTTACGGATACCTGCGCACAAAGATTCGAACTTATTATCAGCACAAGCAGGGCAAAAGCCATCAAGCTTACGACTATCTTACTGGGCATACTTTACCTCACTAAATTTCCACAATCGCAATGGCAGTAAAGCCGATATGTATCCTGATCAGGGCCTCATAATATATAACATCGGGCGGTGAGGGTCGGTTCTAAATTGCTGGACCTTTTTATTCGACCTCAACTTTGAATATATCTATTTTCTTTGAATTTGCAATCATCTATTTGCATTAAAGTCAAAAACTGTCCTGTTTTTCAAGACGGTACTGCAGAAAAACACCTCGCCAGGGGATTTTTAAGTATATTGTGATTAATACAAATGAATAAATTGAAAGGCGGATTGCAGGATGTCTGCTCCATCTCGAAGGGACCTCGAGAAGTTCATCGACAGGATGAATCAGCTCGCCCGTTCCAATAAGAGCGCCCTCGACCACTCTGAAGACCAGGTTGCCCGGCAATGCGGTCTCGATCTCGGGAACGCTACCCGTCGCCACAGAATCGACAGCGGAAGCCGCAAGGTGATCACCCGTGATATTGGCGAACATGTTCTGGCTCAGGATATTACACTGGATCAACCATACTTTCTTGAGGATCGCAACAAACGCCGGTTATATCCCCGCTGAAGAGCTTCGAGATACGCTGCCGCGGGTAGAAAGCTTAACTATTTTTCGGGGTTGTCTGCTCTTATATACAACCCCTCGAACCAGACCGACCAGGTTTGTCCGTCATCTGTCGACTGTTCGATCAGCTGATGCACCCGGTTTTCGGATTCAGGCGTTAAAGTCATGCGCGATAAAGTGATATTTCCGTCCTTGTCGGCGTAACGACCGTTGAACCGCATAGCTCCGTCGATAAATTCACCCTGGTAGTCGATTATATATCCCCGCTCCGAGACCCAGTTCTGGCGCCATAGCCCGTGCTCGAAATCATAGTAATTGATGCTTTTCCCTTTGGAGCCGAGATTGCTCTCCCAGTTTTCGACCAGCATACAGCCGTTTAAATCCTTGTAGATCAGATTAGTGCCAACCACCTGTTTACTTTTGTTGTAGACCTCCCAGTGGCCCAGCCAGAAATCGAGCTGGCGGCATTCAGGGATATATTCACAGGGTGAAGACAATCGCCTGACAGTTTCAATAATTTCGGCATAGCGTTTGTATGATCTGATAGGCTTCAGCTCCTGATCGGCCTGAATATGCTCGAGATTTGTGTAACCGGCAGTTACGGCTGAATCGAGATGGGCCAGAGCTTCAAAATGATCGCCGGACAACGCATAAGAACAGGCTATATTGTAATGGATTATATGAGAATAATAGCCGAGTTGTTGAGCCTGCTTGAAAGCCTCGAGAGCGCGCCGGTAATTGCCGAGTTGATGATTGGCCATACCCAGGCTGGCCCAGGCCTGAGTGTTGTCCGGATCATGCTTTACGATTTCCTCGAATGCCTGGACGGCTTCAGGGTAGTTCTCACCCTGCATCAATTTCATCGCCCGCTCATACGCCAGAGTTTCGACTTGATCCTGCGCATACGCCGAGGACAGCATCACAAGCGATGCAATACATAGAGTTAGAATAATTCTTCTGATCGCATCCATACAAATCCTTTATCTTTAATATACTGATCAATACGGGACAATACAGGTTGTGTTTCAGACTTGAATATACAAAATTGTGAGCAGGACATCATAATAATTTCTGATTGCATCCTATTTTAAACTTTGATATAATGATTTTATGCCGTTCTGGACAGGATTCTGGTTAATAGTTCCACCATTGGTTTTAATCACGATTGAATTGATTGCCTTTTTCAGGTGGAAGGATGATGAGCTCTGATGGATCCGGTACTGATTGGATTTCTGGGTTATCTGTTTATTGTGCTCGTGGTCGGTTTCACCACCGCGCGGCTGAATAAAACCCTTCCCGATTACCTGATCGCCGGTCGCAGGCTGGGCTCATGGGTGGTCGCTTTTTCGGAGCGATCCTCGGGCGAATCGGCCTGGTTGCTTTTGGGGCTACCGGCCTTTGCGTGGCTGGCAGGATATTCCGCTATCTGGGACGCGATCGGCTGTTGTAGCGGAATCCTGTTTTCATGGCTGGTGATCGCCCGTCGCCTGAGAAGTGAATCGGAAAAATACGATGCCATCACCCTGCCCCGATTCTTCGAAGCCAAACTGGGTGACAGGACCCAGATGCTGAAATTGACGGCAACTTTGATTATCGTTTTTTTCTTCACCCTCTATGTTGCCGCCCAGCTATTGGGGGCCGGCAAGGTCTTGAATTACTTCCTGGATGTCAACGAGTTCTACGGCATGCTTATCGGGGGCGGAATCATATTGTTTTACACCATGATGGGTGGTTTTTTCGCGGTTGCCTGGACCGATATGTTCCAGGGTATCCTGATGATAGTCACTCTGGTTGTACTTCCCCTTCTGGGGCTGATCTCGCTCGGATTTTTCGAACCGCTCAATCATACAATCGCGCAATCTTCGGCGGGATACATGGTAACCCTGCCGGGTGGGAATTCCGTCAGTATATGGCACCTCGGTCTAGCCAAATTAGGTACTATCCTGTCTGCCACCGGCAATCCCCACCTGTATCTGTATTCTTTGGGCGAGTTCGCTCGTCCGGAGGTTGTGGAGGGGATGAATTCGGCGATGAAATCCAGCGGGCAGGATTTCCTGTCGGTGGTGGCTAACCGTTCGGGCTGGCCGATGTGGGCC from Candidatus Zixiibacteriota bacterium encodes the following:
- a CDS encoding DUF1858 domain-containing protein; this translates as MISADDSVEDLLEKHPEVNRYLMRKGIICVQCGETYWGTLRELIREKDMNVDEVIAELNREFVD
- a CDS encoding tetratricopeptide repeat protein, translated to MDAIRRIILTLCIASLVMLSSAYAQDQVETLAYERAMKLMQGENYPEAVQAFEEIVKHDPDNTQAWASLGMANHQLGNYRRALEAFKQAQQLGYYSHIIHYNIACSYALSGDHFEALAHLDSAVTAGYTNLEHIQADQELKPIRSYKRYAEIIETVRRLSSPCEYIPECRQLDFWLGHWEVYNKSKQVVGTNLIYKDLNGCMLVENWESNLGSKGKSINYYDFEHGLWRQNWVSERGYIIDYQGEFIDGAMRFNGRYADKDGNITLSRMTLTPESENRVHQLIEQSTDDGQTWSVWFEGLYIRADNPEK
- a CDS encoding PKD domain-containing protein, with the translated sequence MKHLSVIVACLLFSAVPLFSADNVEIHLNYPYDTAFIGSNNTLEIWIENDSKLYAMSLGFEISGYDGVLQWNTSYGNHAPINIDHEDAQEAFLDTLMASYSNLTDSNLPDSLLIGGISIPSGDFGIKAGSMRRVYSMQFFIPETESEGTLCIDNIVVPGSGDWLFFAGWSGPQVAPEFNGCSDQKTYRPSCPAICFPVAMPVTPIADFTFTPDSGEAPLSVFFTDQSSNYPNSWHWIFGDGQTSDQQNPIHEYQTSGTYYPTLIVSNLLGADTAVSATPVIVTEPPPPPLEFTCPENITVYVNTTDTVPYTIQYNGDVIDNFVFTVSDSLGWFLSPTNLNLTMAPGADTIVNVAVIVPDGQGDGTENSVTANMISQSNPTITAQASCLLRVSNYICGDVNLDGTVDVSDAIYLINYSFGNGPAPCEPF
- a CDS encoding sodium/solute symporter (Members of the Solute:Sodium Symporter (SSS), TC 2.A.21 as described in tcdb.org, catalyze solute:Na+ symport. Known solutes for members of the family include sugars, amino acids, nucleosides, inositols, vitamins, urea or anions, depending on the system.); this encodes MDPVLIGFLGYLFIVLVVGFTTARLNKTLPDYLIAGRRLGSWVVAFSERSSGESAWLLLGLPAFAWLAGYSAIWDAIGCCSGILFSWLVIARRLRSESEKYDAITLPRFFEAKLGDRTQMLKLTATLIIVFFFTLYVAAQLLGAGKVLNYFLDVNEFYGMLIGGGIILFYTMMGGFFAVAWTDMFQGILMIVTLVVLPLLGLISLGFFEPLNHTIAQSSAGYMVTLPGGNSVSIWHLGLAKLGTILSATGNPHLYLYSLGEFARPEVVEGMNSAMKSSGQDFLSVVANRSGWPMWAGILGGLGIGLGYMGQPHLLTRFMSIKSTGKLRQGSLVAIIWALLAFWGAVLIGVVAIGIIRNNDIPFDQLSVLLNDPEKVMPFMASFLLPPWLAGILISGAIAAMMSTADSQLLVSTSAISEDVYHQMLNKKAPQKTLVRISRVATFLIGVIAFILAITARDLVYDLVLYAWAGLGAAFGPGLLLTLWWKRTSAWGVWAGMVVGTATVVIWKNVPALDAVIYEIIPGFVLAFITVVVVSLVTRPVKRIYS